Proteins encoded together in one Lysobacterales bacterium window:
- a CDS encoding ABC transporter permease, protein MSLRDLWQRLRHRRQFERDLDSELQFHFESRRDDLIRRGTAADEAARIARIELGMVELHKDSVRHALGLGAFDDWSGELRRALRSLARSPLFTLSATLILGAAIAINLVLFSVYGSYLLRTPEIVQRGEVIDLVRLYGADGSRRVRPTADELRSISPAIESDSSGLLISNMVRMMLGGSSPRTAYGLAVNGDYLPLLRSRPRIGRILDARDDVSGAAPTLLLSDAGWRVLTHSDPNVVGKSLMFSGVAFTIVGVMPPDFLDLQPLPPQFWITTEGYATWRGHYSGSDYSDGYDLSVLLTSGASPESLRQRLLPALQALASRQGKDEDIASVQLLKRTSLLAAGDAQDLNMAAVPIFALVLLVLVVACANLANLMLARATARRQELAIRASMGASRWRMVRQLMTECSLLATAAAALGLVLCALTVEPLHRYALSMMIGLGMEPIAIHIDWRVFLAATVLAGITTMSFGLLPALASTGRNLSAGARRDSVIGSITPSRLRAALMVSQIAASLVLLVVAALIVATAHRAQHIDIGFDEQRLFDLRHPAPDAALRRRIEQVPGVVGSTAVMRVPLYGWPSPAPAQVGERSRSVGLNRVDERFFSTLGIPLELGRDFRADEATNRAAVAIVSAATARDLWPGQSPIGQRIQFPPDPLDVLGLGNAGIVGEVEVVGVAADVASGLLFTGMDESAVYLPAPLAPGQLNELVVAVDPRQAAAAKRELIRICNQIDAARPCEPWALTDVVAMQRLPFEIARSVASVLGLVALLISAVGLYGVVRFTVVSRTREIGVRIALGATANGVVRLVLSGALRQVVLGVVIGLPVCLLVSWLASGTLGWSVAFTPVAYVGVPLLLMATAVLSTVLPARHATRVTPTEALRQE, encoded by the coding sequence ATGAGCCTGAGAGACCTGTGGCAACGATTGCGCCATCGCCGCCAGTTCGAGCGCGACCTCGACAGCGAACTGCAATTCCATTTCGAGTCGCGACGTGACGACTTGATCCGTCGCGGCACTGCCGCCGACGAAGCCGCGCGCATCGCGCGCATCGAACTAGGCATGGTCGAGCTGCACAAGGACTCGGTACGCCATGCACTCGGCCTCGGTGCCTTCGACGACTGGTCCGGCGAACTGCGCCGTGCCTTGCGCAGCCTGGCGCGCAGCCCCTTGTTCACGCTGTCGGCCACACTGATCCTCGGCGCCGCGATTGCCATCAACCTGGTGTTGTTCTCGGTCTACGGCAGCTACCTGCTGCGCACGCCCGAGATCGTGCAACGCGGCGAAGTGATCGACCTGGTGCGGTTGTACGGTGCAGACGGCTCGCGCCGGGTACGACCCACTGCCGACGAGTTGCGCAGCATCAGCCCGGCCATCGAATCGGACAGCAGCGGGCTGCTGATCAGCAACATGGTGCGGATGATGCTCGGCGGCAGTTCGCCGCGCACCGCCTATGGCCTGGCGGTCAACGGCGACTACCTGCCGCTGCTGCGGTCGCGACCGCGGATCGGGCGCATTCTCGATGCCCGCGACGACGTCTCTGGCGCCGCGCCGACGCTGTTGCTGAGCGACGCGGGTTGGCGCGTGCTCACCCATTCGGACCCGAATGTCGTTGGCAAGTCGCTGATGTTCAGCGGCGTCGCGTTCACCATCGTCGGCGTGATGCCGCCGGATTTTCTCGATCTGCAGCCGCTGCCGCCTCAGTTCTGGATCACGACCGAGGGTTATGCCACCTGGCGCGGCCACTATTCGGGCAGCGACTACAGCGACGGCTATGACCTCAGCGTGCTGCTCACGAGCGGGGCCAGCCCCGAGAGTCTGCGCCAGCGCCTGTTGCCCGCATTGCAGGCGCTCGCCTCGCGCCAAGGCAAGGACGAGGACATCGCCAGCGTGCAGTTGCTGAAGCGCACTTCCCTGCTCGCCGCCGGCGATGCGCAAGACCTGAACATGGCCGCGGTGCCGATCTTCGCGCTGGTCTTGCTGGTGCTGGTCGTCGCCTGCGCCAATCTCGCCAACCTGATGCTGGCCCGCGCCACCGCACGGCGACAGGAACTGGCGATTCGCGCCAGCATGGGTGCCTCGCGCTGGCGCATGGTCCGCCAGTTGATGACCGAATGCAGCCTGCTCGCGACCGCTGCCGCGGCACTCGGGCTCGTGCTTTGCGCGCTGACCGTCGAACCGCTTCATCGCTACGCGCTGTCGATGATGATCGGGCTCGGCATGGAACCAATCGCGATCCACATCGACTGGCGCGTGTTCCTCGCCGCCACCGTCCTCGCCGGCATCACCACGATGAGTTTCGGCCTGTTGCCGGCGTTGGCCAGCACCGGGCGCAACCTGTCCGCTGGTGCGCGTCGCGACTCGGTGATCGGATCGATCACGCCGTCGCGACTGCGCGCGGCACTGATGGTGTCGCAGATCGCCGCCAGCCTGGTCCTGCTGGTGGTGGCCGCGCTGATCGTGGCGACTGCGCACCGCGCCCAGCACATTGACATCGGATTTGACGAACAACGCCTGTTCGACCTGCGCCATCCCGCCCCCGATGCGGCCCTGCGACGCCGCATCGAGCAGGTGCCTGGCGTCGTCGGCAGCACCGCGGTGATGCGTGTGCCGCTGTACGGCTGGCCCTCGCCGGCACCGGCGCAGGTCGGCGAACGCAGCCGTTCGGTCGGCCTCAATCGCGTCGACGAACGCTTCTTCTCGACACTCGGCATCCCGCTGGAACTGGGTCGGGATTTTCGTGCCGATGAAGCCACGAACCGCGCTGCCGTCGCGATCGTCAGCGCCGCCACCGCGCGTGACCTGTGGCCCGGGCAGTCGCCGATCGGCCAACGCATCCAGTTCCCGCCGGACCCGCTGGATGTGCTCGGACTCGGCAACGCCGGAATCGTGGGTGAAGTCGAAGTGGTGGGTGTCGCGGCCGATGTCGCCAGCGGCCTGCTGTTCACGGGCATGGACGAGAGCGCGGTCTATCTGCCCGCGCCGCTCGCGCCGGGCCAGTTGAACGAACTGGTGGTTGCAGTCGATCCGCGGCAAGCGGCAGCGGCGAAGCGCGAATTGATCCGCATCTGCAATCAGATCGACGCAGCGAGGCCCTGTGAACCCTGGGCGCTGACCGACGTGGTGGCGATGCAGCGGCTGCCGTTCGAGATCGCGCGCAGCGTTGCCAGCGTGCTCGGCCTCGTTGCCCTGCTCATCTCGGCGGTCGGCCTCTACGGAGTGGTCCGATTCACCGTCGTCAGCCGCACGCGCGAGATCGGCGTGCGCATCGCGCTCGGCGCCACGGCCAACGGCGTGGTGAGACTGGTGCTCAGCGGTGCGC
- a CDS encoding PadR family transcriptional regulator, whose translation MNPAPIIPGTLDLLVLKAVSLGREHGYGVLLRIQRASHDALLVEQGALYPALARLEQQGLIESEWGVSENNRRAKFYVLTRDGKARLKSDTADWKRFSAALEQVLATPNLEALA comes from the coding sequence ATGAACCCTGCCCCGATCATTCCCGGAACCCTGGACCTGCTGGTGCTCAAGGCCGTGTCGCTCGGTCGCGAGCATGGTTATGGCGTGTTGCTGCGCATCCAGCGCGCGTCGCACGATGCGTTGCTGGTTGAACAAGGTGCGCTCTACCCGGCCCTGGCGCGGCTCGAGCAGCAGGGCTTGATCGAGTCGGAATGGGGCGTGTCGGAGAACAATCGCCGCGCCAAGTTCTACGTGCTGACGCGCGACGGCAAGGCGCGCCTGAAGAGTGACACCGCCGACTGGAAACGATTCTCGGCAGCACTCGAGCAGGTGCTGGCGACGCCGAACCTGGAGGCACTGGCATGA
- a CDS encoding NAD(P)/FAD-dependent oxidoreductase — MLRLTEIKLPLGHPGEALRAAIVQRLGIDTEDLLEFTVYKRSYDARQRRAILLIYTVDVKLGDAAAASVAKRSIAHVGPTPDMRYRFVTQAPSGLRERPLIIGFGPCGLFAALILAQMGFRPIVLERGKAVRERTRDTWGLWRGKVLNPESNVQFGEGGAGTFSDGKLYSQIKDPHHYGRKVLQEFVAAGAPEEILCVSKPHIGTFRLVSMIEKMRGDIEALGGEIRFEARVERLLMDDRQVRGVRFASGEELRSNHVVLAVGHSARDTFQTLYAQGVHIEAKPFSIGFRIEHPQSMVDQARFGDFAGDPILGAADYKLVHHARNGRSVYSFCMCPGGTVVAATSEAGQVVTNGMSQYSRNERNANAGLVVGISPEDYPGGALAGIDFQRHWERRAFELGGGDYLAPAQRVGDFLAGRASTEFGSVLPSYQPGVHLCDLSTALPDYAITAMREAIPALDRQLKGFALPDAILTAVETRTSSPIRINRGADYQSINTRGLYPAGEGASYAGGIYSAAIDGIEVAQAVALAMTATSR; from the coding sequence ATGCTGCGACTCACCGAAATCAAGCTGCCGCTCGGCCACCCCGGGGAGGCGCTGCGCGCGGCCATCGTGCAGCGCCTGGGCATCGACACCGAGGACCTGCTCGAGTTCACGGTCTACAAGCGCAGCTACGACGCGCGCCAGCGCCGCGCCATCCTGTTGATCTACACCGTCGACGTGAAGCTCGGCGACGCTGCAGCGGCGAGTGTTGCCAAACGCAGCATCGCCCACGTCGGACCGACGCCGGACATGCGCTACCGCTTCGTCACGCAAGCGCCGAGTGGCCTGCGCGAACGACCACTGATCATCGGTTTCGGCCCGTGTGGATTGTTCGCGGCCTTGATCCTGGCGCAGATGGGTTTCCGCCCGATCGTGCTCGAACGAGGCAAGGCGGTTCGTGAGCGCACCCGCGACACCTGGGGGCTGTGGCGCGGCAAGGTGTTGAACCCGGAGTCGAACGTGCAGTTCGGCGAGGGCGGCGCCGGTACCTTTTCGGACGGCAAGCTGTACAGCCAGATCAAGGACCCGCACCACTACGGCCGCAAGGTGCTGCAGGAATTCGTCGCTGCCGGCGCGCCCGAGGAAATCCTCTGCGTCAGCAAGCCGCATATCGGCACCTTCCGCCTGGTCAGCATGATCGAGAAGATGCGTGGCGATATCGAAGCGCTCGGCGGCGAAATCCGCTTCGAAGCGCGCGTCGAACGCTTGCTGATGGACGATCGCCAGGTGCGCGGCGTGCGTTTCGCCAGCGGCGAGGAACTGCGCAGCAACCACGTCGTGCTCGCGGTCGGGCACAGCGCGCGCGACACCTTCCAGACGTTGTACGCGCAGGGCGTGCACATCGAGGCCAAGCCGTTCTCGATCGGTTTCCGCATCGAACATCCGCAGTCGATGGTCGATCAGGCGCGCTTCGGTGATTTCGCCGGCGACCCGATCCTCGGCGCGGCCGACTACAAACTCGTGCACCACGCCCGCAATGGCCGCTCGGTGTACAGCTTCTGCATGTGCCCGGGTGGCACCGTGGTCGCCGCGACGTCGGAAGCGGGCCAGGTGGTCACCAATGGCATGAGCCAGTATTCGCGCAACGAACGCAATGCGAACGCCGGGCTCGTGGTCGGCATCAGCCCCGAAGATTATCCCGGCGGCGCGCTCGCCGGCATCGACTTCCAGCGCCATTGGGAACGGCGCGCGTTTGAACTTGGCGGTGGCGACTATCTCGCGCCGGCACAACGCGTCGGCGACTTCCTGGCCGGCCGCGCATCGACCGAGTTCGGCAGCGTGTTGCCCTCCTACCAACCCGGCGTGCACCTGTGCGACCTGAGCACCGCCCTGCCCGACTACGCGATCACCGCGATGCGCGAAGCAATCCCGGCGCTGGATCGACAGCTCAAGGGCTTCGCGCTGCCCGACGCGATCCTGACCGCGGTGGAGACACGCACCTCTTCACCGATCCGCATCAACCGCGGCGCCGACTACCAGAGCATCAACACCCGCGGCCTGTATCCCGCCGGCGAAGGCGCGAGTTACGCCGGCGGCATCTACTCCGCGGCGATCGACGGCATCGAAGTGGCGCAGGCAGTGGCGCTGGCGATGACCGCGACGTCGCGCTGA